A genome region from Mycolicibacterium litorale includes the following:
- a CDS encoding MFS transporter: protein MTRTLSRPSGPMSVVAPDPTVRWLAVMALALGGFGIGTTEFVAMGLLPDIAAGLRITEPVAGHVISAYALGVVIGAPLIAALTARMPRKTLLLGLMVLFTVANLASMFAPSYATLMAARFIAGLPHGAFFGIAALVAAHLMGPRNRAKAVAYVLSGLTVATVLGVPVASWLGQHFGWRSAFALVVAVGAITLAAIRFWVPDMRGMHVTSPLTELGALKRVQVWLALLVGMVGFGGMFAVYTYVSTTLTDVAGVSRGLIPLGLMAFGSGMVIGNLVGGRMADVSVIRGLYASMTSLGIVLALFVFAAHNPWTAMLGLFFIGATGSSIGPALQTRLMDVAHDAQTLAAALNHSALNIANAAGAWIGGMVISAGLGYTAPAAAGAALTVAGLAVLTVSVLLQRWTDRRPGMR, encoded by the coding sequence ATGACCCGAACCTTGTCGCGCCCGTCTGGACCCATGTCCGTCGTCGCGCCCGACCCGACCGTCCGGTGGCTCGCCGTGATGGCACTCGCCCTCGGCGGGTTCGGCATCGGCACCACCGAGTTCGTCGCGATGGGCCTGCTCCCTGACATCGCAGCCGGCCTGCGTATCACCGAGCCGGTCGCAGGCCACGTCATCTCCGCGTATGCCCTGGGCGTCGTCATCGGCGCGCCGCTGATCGCCGCGCTCACCGCGCGCATGCCGCGCAAAACGCTGTTGCTGGGGCTGATGGTCCTGTTCACCGTCGCCAACCTGGCCAGCATGTTCGCCCCCTCCTACGCCACGCTCATGGCGGCGCGCTTCATCGCCGGCCTGCCGCACGGGGCGTTCTTCGGCATTGCCGCGCTGGTTGCCGCGCACCTCATGGGTCCGCGCAACCGGGCCAAGGCCGTTGCGTATGTGTTGAGCGGACTCACCGTGGCGACGGTCCTCGGCGTTCCGGTGGCGTCGTGGCTCGGGCAGCACTTCGGGTGGCGCAGTGCCTTCGCGCTGGTCGTCGCCGTCGGCGCCATCACACTGGCCGCAATCCGGTTCTGGGTGCCCGACATGCGCGGCATGCACGTGACGAGTCCCCTCACCGAACTCGGTGCACTCAAACGCGTGCAGGTCTGGCTCGCCCTGCTGGTCGGGATGGTCGGCTTCGGCGGCATGTTCGCGGTGTACACCTATGTGTCGACCACGCTGACCGATGTCGCCGGAGTGTCACGAGGCCTGATCCCGCTCGGCCTCATGGCGTTCGGTTCCGGCATGGTGATCGGCAACCTGGTGGGCGGCCGCATGGCCGACGTCTCGGTGATCCGCGGCCTGTACGCGTCGATGACGTCCCTGGGAATAGTGCTGGCGCTCTTCGTCTTCGCCGCCCACAACCCGTGGACGGCCATGCTCGGCCTGTTTTTCATCGGCGCGACCGGCTCGTCGATCGGACCCGCCCTGCAGACCCGCTTGATGGACGTGGCGCACGACGCGCAGACGCTGGCAGCGGCGCTCAACCACTCCGCACTGAACATCGCCAACGCAGCAGGCGCCTGGATCGGCGGCATGGTGATCTCCGCCGGCCTCGGCTATACCGCTCCCGCCGCAGCGGGTGCGGCGCTGACCGTCGCAGGCCTGGCCGTACTGACCGTGTCGGTGCTTCTGCAGCGCTGGACCGACCGGCGGCCCGGGATGCGCTGA
- a CDS encoding ROK family transcriptional regulator codes for MTSVGDVFALIRELRVTTRAELVARTSLSRTAVTARVAALLELGLVAETERAPSTGGRPATTLSFDADAGIVVCVAIGISRTRMAVCNLAGEIVATADIDQEVALGPDDLLPDVVKRLDALLAEHPDVPVYGIGVSLPGPVDRERGCSRDSPILRGWDGVPLRPYFEEISNARVLLDNDANAIALGERGGNLERIDDLLVLKVSTGLGAGIIAGGALQRGATQAAGEFGHNKTPAAAGLSCRCGDTGCLEAIAAGWAVVHALQQRGYSVRHMRDVVELAHAGDPEVRRMIRDSGRHIGGVVAAAVNLLNPKVLVIAGDLAGAYEIFVAGLRETLYGNATAMSTRELEVVQAAHAGHSAVFGTATMVLEEVLSPRAVDALVALS; via the coding sequence GTGACGAGCGTCGGCGATGTGTTCGCCCTGATCCGCGAACTCCGGGTCACCACCCGGGCGGAACTGGTGGCCAGGACGTCGCTCTCGCGCACCGCGGTGACGGCCCGCGTGGCCGCGCTCCTGGAACTCGGGCTGGTCGCCGAAACCGAGCGTGCACCGTCGACCGGGGGACGGCCCGCCACCACGCTGAGCTTCGACGCCGACGCAGGCATCGTCGTGTGCGTCGCGATCGGGATCAGTCGCACCCGCATGGCGGTCTGCAACCTCGCCGGCGAGATCGTCGCCACTGCGGACATCGACCAAGAGGTCGCCCTGGGCCCCGACGACCTGCTGCCGGACGTGGTCAAGCGCCTCGACGCGCTTCTCGCCGAGCATCCGGACGTGCCGGTGTACGGCATCGGCGTGAGCCTCCCCGGACCCGTCGACCGGGAACGGGGTTGCAGCCGGGACTCGCCGATCCTGCGCGGCTGGGACGGGGTTCCGTTGCGTCCGTACTTCGAGGAGATCTCCAACGCCCGCGTCCTGCTGGACAACGACGCCAACGCCATCGCCCTCGGCGAGCGTGGCGGCAACCTGGAACGCATCGACGACCTACTGGTCCTGAAGGTCTCGACGGGGTTGGGCGCCGGCATCATCGCCGGCGGCGCGCTGCAGCGCGGCGCCACCCAGGCGGCGGGCGAGTTCGGCCACAACAAGACCCCTGCGGCAGCGGGACTTTCGTGCCGGTGCGGTGACACGGGCTGCCTGGAGGCGATCGCGGCGGGCTGGGCGGTGGTACATGCGCTACAGCAACGTGGCTATTCGGTGCGGCATATGCGCGACGTCGTCGAACTCGCGCACGCCGGCGATCCCGAGGTCCGCCGGATGATCCGCGACAGCGGCAGGCACATCGGCGGAGTCGTCGCCGCAGCGGTCAACCTGCTCAACCCGAAGGTGCTCGTCATCGCGGGTGATCTCGCGGGGGCCTACGAGATCTTCGTCGCTGGGCTACGGGAAACGCTGTACGGCAACGCAACCGCGATGTCCACGCGCGAACTCGAGGTCGTGCAGGCCGCCCACGCCGGACACTCGGCCGTCTTCGGCACGGCGACCATGGTGCTCGAAGAAGTGCTGAGCCCCCGCGCCGTCGACGCGCTGGTGGCGCTGAGCTGA
- a CDS encoding serine hydrolase, translating into MHPRLSKWTMTSAAIVSVALLVSGCEAQVWGSPPATENTPQAPVVTPQASLPAFPAAPPAQPSAPLDGLDARVRQATADAAASGADIEVVVLDRNTGQTFSNGTDKPFPIASVVKLFIADDLLLQESEGKTTLSAADRRSLDVMLRSSDDSAAQMFWDRSGGNAIIARIKDRYGLTGTTAPYNGHWDVTQSTAADLVRYYDMLLDGAGGLPPEQADVIIGNLAQSTPTGTDGYPQRFGIPEGLYAEPVAVKQGWFCCWNGGNQLHVSTGAIGPDRRYVMAIGSLDPTSAAAARDNVTQAVKTMFPGGRI; encoded by the coding sequence ATGCACCCACGGCTGTCCAAATGGACGATGACGAGCGCGGCAATCGTCTCTGTGGCGTTGCTCGTGAGCGGCTGCGAGGCACAGGTCTGGGGTTCACCGCCGGCCACTGAGAACACCCCGCAGGCACCGGTCGTCACTCCGCAGGCCTCACTGCCCGCATTCCCTGCGGCCCCACCAGCTCAGCCGTCGGCGCCACTGGACGGACTCGACGCCCGTGTCCGTCAAGCCACCGCCGACGCGGCCGCGTCCGGGGCCGATATCGAGGTCGTCGTGTTGGACCGCAACACCGGCCAGACCTTCTCCAACGGGACCGACAAGCCCTTTCCCATCGCGTCTGTGGTGAAGCTCTTCATCGCCGACGACCTGCTGCTGCAGGAGTCGGAGGGCAAGACGACCCTTTCCGCCGCCGACCGTAGGTCGCTCGACGTCATGCTGCGCTCCTCCGATGACAGTGCGGCGCAGATGTTCTGGGACCGCAGCGGTGGGAATGCGATCATCGCGCGGATCAAGGACCGGTACGGGTTGACCGGTACGACCGCCCCCTACAACGGGCACTGGGACGTCACGCAGAGCACGGCGGCCGATCTCGTCCGTTACTACGACATGCTGTTGGACGGCGCCGGTGGGCTGCCACCCGAACAGGCCGACGTCATCATCGGCAACCTCGCGCAGTCGACGCCGACAGGCACCGACGGGTATCCGCAGCGGTTCGGCATTCCCGAGGGGCTCTACGCCGAGCCGGTCGCGGTCAAGCAGGGCTGGTTCTGCTGCTGGAACGGCGGCAACCAATTGCACGTGTCCACCGGCGCGATCGGGCCCGACCGCCGTTACGTGATGGCGATCGGCTCGCTGGACCCCACCAGCGCCGCCGCCGCCCGCGACAACGTCACTCAGGCCGTCAAGACCATGTTCCCGGGCGGCAGGATCTGA
- a CDS encoding VOC family protein, producing MAIDLHAVVVEADEPVRLARFWADLLEAEASNIGGEESVAVQLEDGVVLEFVPATQSKEGKNRLHLDLASESEGHQTTLVEAACRLGGALADIGQDSVPWVVLADPEGNEFCVLEPRDEYRGCGPVAAVVTDTHDPVAVARFLSDNLGFPMTRAHPDYASLRRDGGSWLEFVRNPHRPQRQGRLHLQFAAQSPPPGQAATDCPVCPHQATAASDPESTLFCISPG from the coding sequence ATGGCAATCGACCTTCACGCGGTGGTCGTCGAGGCTGACGAACCTGTGCGGTTGGCCCGGTTCTGGGCGGACCTCCTCGAGGCGGAAGCCTCGAACATCGGCGGCGAGGAAAGCGTTGCCGTGCAGCTCGAGGACGGAGTGGTGCTGGAATTCGTTCCGGCGACCCAGTCCAAGGAGGGCAAGAATCGGCTGCACCTCGACTTGGCGTCCGAATCCGAGGGACATCAAACGACGTTGGTCGAAGCAGCGTGTCGTCTCGGCGGCGCACTGGCCGACATCGGACAGGATTCAGTGCCGTGGGTGGTGCTCGCCGACCCGGAGGGGAACGAGTTCTGCGTACTCGAGCCGCGCGACGAGTACCGCGGCTGCGGCCCGGTGGCCGCGGTGGTGACCGATACCCATGACCCCGTTGCCGTCGCTCGGTTCTTGTCGGACAACCTGGGATTCCCGATGACCCGCGCTCATCCGGATTACGCGTCGCTGCGCCGTGACGGCGGATCGTGGCTGGAATTCGTCCGTAATCCGCACCGACCGCAGAGGCAAGGCCGTCTGCACCTGCAGTTCGCTGCGCAGAGCCCACCTCCCGGCCAAGCCGCCACGGACTGCCCGGTATGCCCGCACCAGGCCACCGCGGCGTCCGACCCGGAGAGCACGCTTTTCTGCATCTCGCCCGGCTAG
- a CDS encoding ATP-grasp fold amidoligase family protein produces MKPTDVRWREQSSIVRAVRLWRTRHPRTFREKVRYKMLRDHRPLVVTFADKAAVRDHVAAVVGSQYLPHAHAVVGDPSDLYDVNLPHAYVVKPTHGSGAAIVVSESAPSAARLPTEPGNWSYQHVRPEFASRQDVVRIAQGWVAQLYGQGPNREWVYGQMPRQVIVEELLAGADGAIPTDYKFFVFHGHCAYVQVDAGRFDRRTQDFFRPDWEHVPLRGGPTWADPEPEKPARLREMIEVAERLGADTDFVRVDLYSVDGRIVFGELTSFPAGGDSHFDPEYFNAEFGRHWTVPRRYR; encoded by the coding sequence GTGAAACCCACCGACGTCCGCTGGCGCGAACAGAGCAGCATTGTGCGGGCGGTACGGCTCTGGCGCACCCGCCACCCCCGCACTTTTCGGGAAAAGGTCCGCTACAAGATGCTGCGCGATCACCGCCCCCTGGTCGTGACGTTCGCCGACAAGGCGGCGGTGCGGGATCACGTGGCGGCAGTCGTTGGGTCCCAATATCTTCCGCACGCGCACGCGGTCGTCGGCGACCCGTCAGACCTGTACGACGTGAACCTGCCACATGCTTACGTGGTCAAGCCGACTCACGGAAGTGGGGCGGCCATCGTCGTCTCGGAGAGCGCACCGTCCGCGGCGCGCCTGCCGACGGAGCCGGGCAACTGGAGTTACCAGCACGTCCGCCCTGAATTCGCCTCCCGGCAGGACGTCGTCCGCATCGCGCAGGGCTGGGTGGCGCAGCTGTACGGCCAAGGGCCTAACAGAGAATGGGTGTACGGGCAGATGCCGCGGCAAGTCATCGTCGAGGAACTACTCGCCGGCGCAGACGGCGCGATCCCCACTGACTACAAGTTCTTCGTCTTCCATGGCCACTGCGCCTACGTACAGGTCGACGCGGGACGGTTCGACAGGAGAACGCAGGACTTCTTCCGACCGGACTGGGAACACGTGCCGCTTCGCGGCGGGCCGACGTGGGCCGACCCGGAGCCGGAAAAGCCCGCTCGACTCCGCGAGATGATCGAGGTGGCCGAACGACTCGGCGCCGACACCGACTTCGTGCGGGTCGACCTGTACAGCGTCGACGGACGCATCGTCTTCGGTGAGCTGACGAGCTTCCCCGCAGGAGGGGACAGCCATTTCGATCCCGAGTACTTCAACGCCGAGTTCGGACGGCACTGGACCGTTCCGCGGCGATACCGATGA
- a CDS encoding serine hydrolase, giving the protein MTSTEDQITAAFTDAGCRGWLRAERVGATGPVIDISGDAPVVAASVYKVLVLIAAARAFDAGRLDPHGTVRVVPGDCTPGPTGISLFSDPVTLSWLDLARMMITLSDNAAADVLLAAVELDTIDDVIEDLGLASTRVVGGTATLQRQVIHDTGALTLDEAVGLLGSNNTIHDSAAFDPAYTTATSAADTNAMLTAIWTGRAASPESSQIMRTILSQQIWPHRIRSAFPFADVVVAGKTGTIGPIRNEIAVVAFPEEIPVAVSVFTRAARSDAYLPIVDRAIGDTARIAVTALRSADVPGRAGLDGGRDVDGVDHRRE; this is encoded by the coding sequence ATGACATCCACCGAGGACCAGATCACCGCCGCGTTCACCGACGCCGGCTGCCGCGGATGGCTGCGCGCCGAACGCGTCGGCGCGACGGGACCCGTCATCGACATCAGTGGCGACGCGCCGGTCGTAGCAGCTTCGGTGTACAAGGTCCTCGTGCTGATCGCCGCGGCACGCGCCTTCGACGCCGGCCGGCTCGACCCCCACGGCACGGTTCGCGTCGTCCCCGGCGACTGCACTCCCGGCCCCACCGGCATCAGCCTGTTCTCCGACCCGGTCACGCTGTCCTGGCTGGACCTCGCCCGCATGATGATCACGCTGTCCGACAACGCCGCTGCCGATGTCCTTCTCGCCGCCGTCGAGCTGGACACCATCGACGACGTGATCGAAGATCTCGGCCTCGCCAGCACGCGCGTGGTCGGCGGCACCGCGACACTGCAACGTCAGGTCATCCACGACACCGGTGCCCTGACGCTCGACGAAGCGGTCGGGCTGCTCGGCAGCAACAACACCATCCACGACAGCGCAGCGTTCGACCCGGCGTACACCACCGCAACCAGCGCCGCTGACACCAACGCCATGCTGACCGCGATCTGGACCGGCCGTGCGGCCTCACCCGAATCCTCACAGATCATGAGAACGATTCTGAGTCAGCAGATCTGGCCACACCGGATCAGATCCGCCTTTCCCTTCGCTGACGTGGTCGTGGCCGGCAAAACCGGCACGATCGGACCCATCCGCAACGAGATCGCCGTCGTCGCCTTCCCGGAGGAGATTCCCGTCGCGGTCTCGGTGTTCACCCGCGCCGCGCGCTCCGACGCCTACCTGCCGATCGTCGACCGAGCAATCGGCGACACCGCGCGAATCGCGGTGACCGCTCTGCGATCTGCGGACGTGCCAGGTCGCGCCGGCCTTGACGGGGGCCGCGATGTCGACGGTGTGGATCACCGCCGGGAGTGA
- a CDS encoding LysR family transcriptional regulator — protein MDLVAHLRYFVAVAEHRHFGRAAASLGVTQPPVSQGLRRLEKHLGLQLIERTSEGAVVTTHGAALLPRARLIVDDSARFLDDARHMFGSVQGVRWGVVPQLDDELVARCVAGIRSTLESDDVGVTTVTAGTSQLLSELRRGAIQLAVVQHPVLVDGLDAGPVVSVARSVVLPAGHRAAEAAAPRAQMLQDLELATVPREDNPPAHDLLIDQLRRRGLDPSTRPASTHRDVAAAAASGSCFGLATGGGPVHTGTTHRRMLVDEVALRLRIVTAPGVDLADATYAVDRQLLRADR, from the coding sequence GTGGACTTGGTCGCTCATCTTCGCTACTTCGTGGCGGTCGCCGAGCACCGGCATTTCGGCCGCGCAGCAGCCAGCCTCGGGGTGACCCAACCGCCGGTATCGCAGGGCCTGCGCCGGCTGGAGAAGCACCTCGGGCTGCAGCTCATCGAACGCACCTCCGAGGGCGCCGTGGTGACCACGCATGGGGCTGCGCTGCTCCCCCGCGCCCGGCTGATCGTCGACGACTCCGCCCGCTTCCTCGACGACGCCCGGCACATGTTCGGGTCAGTGCAAGGTGTGCGGTGGGGTGTCGTTCCGCAGTTGGACGACGAACTGGTGGCGCGCTGCGTTGCCGGCATCCGCAGCACGCTCGAGAGCGACGACGTCGGTGTCACCACCGTCACCGCCGGCACATCGCAGCTGTTGAGTGAATTGCGCCGCGGAGCAATCCAACTCGCGGTGGTGCAACACCCGGTGCTGGTCGACGGGCTCGACGCCGGACCGGTCGTCTCGGTGGCACGCAGCGTCGTACTCCCGGCCGGGCATCGCGCCGCCGAGGCGGCAGCACCACGGGCGCAGATGCTGCAGGACCTGGAACTGGCAACCGTGCCGCGAGAGGACAATCCACCCGCACACGACCTCCTGATCGACCAGTTGCGCCGGCGTGGCCTGGATCCGAGCACTCGCCCGGCGTCGACGCACCGCGACGTGGCGGCGGCCGCCGCGTCAGGCAGCTGCTTCGGCCTGGCCACTGGCGGCGGCCCGGTGCACACCGGCACCACGCACCGCCGGATGCTGGTCGATGAGGTCGCCCTCCGCCTGCGTATCGTCACCGCACCCGGCGTCGACCTCGCCGACGCGACCTACGCGGTCGACCGGCAGCTCCTGCGAGCCGACCGATGA
- the bla gene encoding class A beta-lactamase, with product MNQRLTRRQALLGALVIGGAVAASRTAGASPPQPAPADADLIALEDRHGAHIGLWAVDLISGRTLGHRADERLAMCSTFKTYAVGRVLQLAAGGALDLDTAVPIDAADIVVDSPVTSTRIGSSMSLAELCDAALTRSDNTAGNALLRRIGGPEAVTTFARAVGDEETRLDRWEPDLNEALPGDPRDTTTPRALNSGYRRLLVDDALDSRSRERLVSWMRGNVTSGKRFRAGLPAGWTSADKTGAGGFGTTNDAGLLIGPSGQRVLLAVLTRSSAERRDSDPLNAAIADTVALTLSRFGHH from the coding sequence GTGAATCAACGACTGACTCGACGTCAAGCGCTCCTTGGCGCGCTGGTGATCGGCGGCGCGGTGGCCGCCTCGCGGACCGCCGGGGCATCGCCGCCGCAGCCGGCGCCGGCCGACGCGGACTTGATCGCGCTGGAGGATCGCCATGGCGCTCATATCGGCCTGTGGGCGGTGGACCTGATCTCCGGCCGGACGCTGGGGCACCGCGCCGATGAGCGCCTGGCGATGTGTTCGACGTTCAAGACCTACGCCGTCGGCCGAGTTCTGCAGCTGGCGGCCGGGGGTGCGCTCGACCTGGACACGGCCGTACCGATCGACGCGGCCGACATCGTGGTGGACTCACCCGTCACGAGCACTCGGATCGGGTCGAGCATGTCCCTGGCGGAGCTCTGCGACGCGGCGTTGACCCGCAGTGACAACACCGCCGGCAATGCGCTGCTGCGACGCATCGGCGGACCGGAGGCCGTCACTACCTTCGCGCGCGCCGTGGGGGACGAGGAGACGCGCCTGGACAGGTGGGAGCCCGACCTGAACGAGGCGTTGCCGGGCGATCCGCGCGACACCACGACACCGAGGGCGCTCAACAGCGGTTATCGCCGGCTGCTCGTCGACGACGCGCTCGACTCGCGGTCTCGCGAGCGCTTGGTGAGCTGGATGCGGGGAAACGTCACCTCTGGCAAGCGCTTCCGTGCCGGGTTGCCGGCCGGATGGACCAGCGCCGACAAGACCGGTGCCGGTGGCTTCGGCACCACCAACGACGCAGGGCTGTTGATCGGTCCGTCCGGACAGCGCGTTCTCCTCGCGGTGCTGACGCGATCGAGCGCCGAGCGCAGGGATTCCGATCCGCTCAACGCCGCGATCGCGGACACCGTCGCACTGACACTGTCTCGATTCGGCCACCACTAG
- the bla gene encoding class A beta-lactamase has protein sequence MHQLDRRRFLTAAAVASAAVWACPPAAAGTEHPALAELERRFGARLGVYGVATDTGATVAYRADERFAFCSTFKALAAGAVLHRHSVAHLDTRVGYTEHDLMKSSVITRRHVATGMTIGELCDAAVRFSDGTAGNLLLRVLGGPEQLTAYARSLGDTVTRMDRVEPHVADAVPGDVRDTSSPRALTEDIRALLVGDALGPAERAVLQDLMQRNATRAGMERIRAGLPPDWTVADKTGTGDFGTLNDIAVVWPPHRAPLAMGIMSTKTSKDAAYDPALLAEAARYVVGVIA, from the coding sequence ATGCATCAGCTCGATCGCCGGCGTTTCCTCACCGCCGCGGCGGTCGCCTCCGCAGCCGTGTGGGCTTGCCCACCCGCGGCAGCCGGCACCGAGCATCCCGCCTTGGCCGAGCTCGAACGGCGATTCGGTGCGCGCCTTGGCGTGTACGGGGTGGCCACCGACACCGGCGCCACGGTCGCGTACCGGGCCGACGAGCGGTTCGCGTTCTGCTCGACATTCAAGGCGCTGGCCGCCGGGGCGGTGCTGCACCGCCATTCGGTGGCGCACCTCGATACGCGGGTCGGCTACACCGAGCACGACCTGATGAAGAGTTCGGTCATCACCCGGCGGCACGTCGCGACAGGCATGACCATCGGCGAGCTGTGCGACGCAGCCGTCCGCTTCAGTGACGGCACCGCGGGGAACCTGCTGCTGCGTGTCCTCGGCGGACCCGAGCAGCTCACCGCCTATGCCCGCAGCCTCGGCGATACCGTCACCAGAATGGACCGCGTGGAACCGCATGTCGCTGACGCGGTACCCGGCGATGTCCGGGACACGTCGTCTCCGCGCGCGCTGACCGAAGACATACGAGCGCTCCTGGTCGGCGACGCGCTGGGTCCGGCTGAGCGCGCTGTGTTGCAAGATCTGATGCAGCGCAACGCTACTCGGGCGGGGATGGAGCGGATACGCGCCGGCTTACCACCGGACTGGACGGTGGCGGACAAGACAGGCACCGGTGATTTCGGCACGCTCAACGACATCGCGGTCGTATGGCCGCCCCATCGCGCCCCACTGGCCATGGGGATCATGTCCACCAAGACGTCCAAGGACGCCGCGTATGACCCGGCGCTGCTCGCCGAGGCGGCACGCTATGTCGTGGGCGTGATCGCCTGA
- a CDS encoding polysaccharide deacetylase family protein: protein MSRRWVRRVTAAVAAVAVVCVGAYVVMNARTFQLAGRLVPRVATAEKVVALTFDDGPSPHTPEVLRVLTDLRVRATFYLNGEDLQRFPQFGTAIAVAGHEIGNHSFSHRRMVLTSPATVAAEVERTDAEIRATGYTGPITFRPPYGKKLWSLPEYLADHDRTTVMWDVEPDSSGPQTTAEIVRRAVDGTQPGSVILMHVMFDGREASRAAIPGIVFALRERGYDFVTVSDLLQRGG from the coding sequence ATGAGTCGGCGGTGGGTCAGACGCGTGACGGCGGCCGTGGCGGCCGTGGCGGTCGTCTGCGTGGGCGCCTACGTCGTGATGAATGCGCGGACATTCCAGCTCGCCGGCCGCCTGGTGCCTCGAGTCGCCACCGCGGAGAAGGTGGTGGCGCTGACCTTCGACGACGGGCCGTCACCGCACACTCCCGAGGTGTTGAGGGTACTGACCGATCTGAGGGTCCGCGCCACGTTCTATCTCAACGGCGAAGACCTGCAACGCTTTCCGCAGTTCGGAACCGCGATCGCGGTCGCGGGCCACGAAATCGGCAACCACTCCTTCTCGCATCGGCGCATGGTGCTGACATCGCCGGCCACGGTGGCCGCCGAGGTCGAGCGGACCGACGCGGAGATCCGCGCTACCGGCTACACGGGCCCCATCACCTTCCGCCCACCGTATGGCAAGAAACTCTGGAGTCTCCCCGAGTATCTCGCCGACCACGACCGCACCACCGTCATGTGGGACGTGGAGCCCGACTCCTCAGGCCCGCAGACCACCGCTGAGATCGTCAGGCGGGCGGTGGACGGTACGCAACCGGGGTCGGTCATCCTCATGCACGTGATGTTCGACGGGAGGGAGGCCTCGCGGGCGGCCATACCCGGCATCGTCTTCGCACTCCGCGAACGGGGCTATGACTTCGTCACGGTGTCGGATCTCCTCCAGCGCGGCGGGTGA
- a CDS encoding class I SAM-dependent methyltransferase, with protein sequence MEIDHAILEHYQQGVERDRLNTWGRLEKARTLDLMSRFLPPPPADVLDIGGGEGVYALPLAAAGYHVRLVDPVPQHVDAARAAASGKPYASRISSHLGDARDLREVDTGSVDAVLLLGPLYHLVDRDDRARALEEAHRVLRPGGIVLVAAISRFASALEGLRTGAVHDPRFEAIVAADLRDGVHRNPEVGTRPEWFTLAYFHRPEELRDEVTGAGFADARVLAVEGPVDMSTAAALDDDDQRATILRTVARIESEPSLLGASPHLLAVAVAPSP encoded by the coding sequence GTGGAGATTGATCACGCCATCCTCGAGCATTACCAGCAAGGCGTCGAGCGAGATCGGTTGAACACCTGGGGCCGCCTGGAGAAGGCTCGAACGCTGGACCTGATGAGCCGCTTCCTACCGCCGCCGCCCGCCGACGTGCTGGACATCGGTGGGGGAGAGGGTGTGTACGCGCTCCCGCTGGCCGCCGCGGGTTACCACGTCCGGCTCGTCGACCCGGTGCCACAGCATGTGGACGCGGCCCGCGCGGCCGCGTCCGGGAAGCCATACGCGTCACGAATCAGCAGTCACCTCGGTGATGCCCGCGATCTGCGCGAGGTCGACACCGGCAGTGTCGATGCCGTGCTGCTCCTCGGGCCCCTGTACCACCTCGTCGATCGTGACGACCGGGCCCGCGCCCTCGAGGAAGCCCATCGGGTGCTTCGTCCTGGCGGCATCGTGCTGGTGGCGGCCATCTCCCGGTTCGCCTCCGCGCTGGAGGGGCTGCGCACGGGTGCCGTTCACGACCCGCGTTTCGAAGCGATCGTCGCCGCCGACCTGCGTGATGGCGTGCACCGGAACCCTGAGGTCGGCACCAGGCCAGAGTGGTTCACGCTGGCCTACTTTCACCGCCCTGAGGAGCTGCGCGACGAGGTGACCGGCGCGGGGTTCGCCGATGCGCGGGTGCTGGCAGTCGAGGGGCCCGTCGACATGTCCACAGCCGCGGCTCTCGATGACGACGACCAACGCGCCACCATCCTCCGCACTGTCGCCCGTATCGAGAGCGAGCCGTCGCTCCTCGGGGCCAGCCCCCATCTGCTGGCCGTGGCGGTGGCACCGTCGCCGTAA